A stretch of the Aphanothece sacrum FPU1 genome encodes the following:
- a CDS encoding SDR family oxidoreductase: protein MLNIEKTFDQITAMGPMHLKVFTYIMQMLTDQYQVSMLDFDLEKSIFFYGIDSLKIIEIHSTLEGQLNTKIPTEAFFQANTFKEMIDDIVKSISNQDDPGVKTSNYSLQAEIEEALEYLLRDRGDGATENQGSQTNTTLLTGASGFVGTFFLKELLERTDLKVFCLVRAADEEAGLKRIKKTALKYNAFLPSGWENRVQIVIGDMSKKRFGLPESVYEDYAQKIDSVYHVAAVDNFYLPYNIIKKTNVVGTIEVADFALFRKVKPFYHVSSCAVSLLEKCSDPPTIIGLVNGYAQTKYVTEQIILRLAEKGLPWISFRLGYLYTLGISDVDLDPNISLNKLLQLVTKTYEGVEDDFFIEADAFENFLMSISEIGCVPDMDANFDLIPVEYGAKAIIKTSLLPMSEKKDCYTFYNPHPLNWSDVISHFKKIDKRIETVPLTTFVDKYQEYVRQTNNNSIKLLKSVVSRELDQQFNTMFCKINTDIVKEDIHWCPPCEKQFTNTYVDVVLNG from the coding sequence ATGTTGAATATCGAAAAAACGTTTGACCAAATCACTGCGATGGGGCCAATGCATCTCAAGGTATTTACTTACATCATGCAGATGCTTACGGATCAATATCAAGTTTCAATGCTTGATTTTGACCTGGAAAAATCTATCTTTTTCTATGGTATCGATTCTTTAAAGATCATTGAAATTCATAGCACCCTTGAAGGACAATTAAATACTAAAATTCCTACTGAGGCTTTTTTCCAAGCAAATACTTTCAAAGAGATGATTGATGATATCGTCAAATCGATTTCTAATCAGGATGATCCTGGAGTTAAAACGAGCAACTATTCTTTACAAGCAGAAATTGAAGAAGCTTTAGAATATCTTCTTCGAGATCGTGGCGATGGTGCAACAGAAAACCAAGGCAGTCAGACTAATACTACATTATTGACTGGAGCATCAGGATTTGTCGGTACTTTTTTTCTCAAAGAACTGCTTGAACGCACTGATCTTAAAGTTTTTTGTTTGGTACGCGCTGCTGATGAAGAAGCTGGGTTAAAAAGGATTAAAAAGACAGCATTAAAATACAATGCTTTTCTGCCTAGTGGATGGGAAAACCGCGTACAAATCGTGATTGGTGATATGTCCAAAAAGCGGTTTGGACTGCCTGAAAGTGTCTATGAAGATTACGCACAAAAAATAGACAGTGTCTATCATGTTGCGGCAGTAGATAACTTTTATTTACCCTATAACATTATTAAGAAAACCAATGTTGTCGGAACTATTGAAGTAGCAGATTTTGCCTTGTTCCGAAAAGTTAAACCCTTCTATCATGTATCGAGTTGTGCCGTTTCTTTGCTTGAAAAATGCAGTGACCCTCCGACTATTATTGGTCTGGTCAATGGATATGCCCAAACTAAGTATGTAACGGAGCAGATTATCTTACGTTTGGCAGAAAAAGGATTACCTTGGATCAGTTTTCGCTTAGGATATTTATATACATTGGGAATTTCCGATGTTGATCTTGATCCCAATATTTCCTTGAATAAACTGCTTCAATTAGTTACTAAAACCTATGAAGGGGTTGAAGATGATTTCTTCATTGAAGCTGATGCTTTTGAGAATTTCCTCATGTCTATTTCTGAAATTGGCTGTGTCCCAGATATGGACGCTAATTTTGATCTCATACCTGTTGAATATGGGGCCAAAGCGATCATTAAGACCTCATTACTACCGATGAGTGAGAAAAAAGACTGTTATACTTTCTATAACCCTCATCCCCTCAATTGGTCTGATGTCATCAGCCACTTTAAAAAGATTGATAAACGGATTGAAACGGTTCCTTTGACAACATTTGTTGACAAGTATCAAGAGTATGTTCGACAGACCAATAACAACAGTATTAAGCTTTTGAAATCTGTAGTATCTCGTGAGTTAGATCAACAATTTAATACTATGTTCTGCAAGATTAATACAGATATTGTTAAGGAGGATATTCATTGGTGTCCCCCTTGCGAAAAGCAATTTACTAATACCTATGTGGATGTCGTTCTTAATGGATGA
- a CDS encoding AMP-binding protein, with the protein MELQSLELAAHKSDLSSNHGLFCLEKNQGSNDDLCFNSLGEVLAYWAKVKPDGKAYTMLNANGLEDSCITYGELHSQALNVARCLLSQGLRSRNVVLLYPPGIEFIVGFFGCLYAGVVPAPIHTPKRNRSNQKIANLVLCANAAAILLPEAQKQEFRNILMKEENWPKDLMYVSTDAISELPTYGEGQLPKIDGSMLAFLQFTSGSTSLPKGVMISHQNCLNNIEMIVSMSQITSSCTTVSWLPHHHDLGLVAHLLHSIYSGGHCVILAPTTFVSQPIQWLRAITKYRAEYTGGPNFAYQLCIDKIPTTEQQNLDLSSLRMVINAAEPVNPQTLWDFSQKFAKNGFKSQMFLPAYGMAEATVFISSGFVDGEPVFKTVDWTKLSTDNIASDPINGAKEKVFIGCGHAWLDQEVHIFNPDLSYKVPPNHIGEIWVTGSNVMSGYYNNSEATAKTLVSVEGDHRLYLRTGDLGFMDDKGELYITGRLKDMMIINGVNYYPQDIELCVEQAHRDIRSSGVIAFSVSGATGEELVIVAELNKAGITKMKQSGYLEELVEAISSKVGEQFELSLNQLIFLKIGRIPKTSSGKLRRQQCKQECLQGIPDALATWTQYDSTNQSQEAVDTENLEKTFQEIMSMGFTHLKVFTNLIKILTNEYEVKMVDFDLEKSMLVYGIESSQLMEIRCQLEKQLECPIPVEVFSQENNVKGLLNDIVCAMFNHNN; encoded by the coding sequence ATGGAATTACAATCTCTTGAGCTTGCTGCTCATAAGTCTGATTTGAGCAGCAATCACGGGCTATTTTGCCTTGAAAAGAATCAGGGTAGTAATGATGATCTTTGTTTTAATAGTTTAGGGGAAGTTCTTGCTTATTGGGCTAAGGTAAAACCTGATGGTAAGGCATACACTATGCTGAATGCCAACGGTTTAGAAGATAGTTGCATTACCTATGGAGAGTTACATTCTCAAGCTCTTAATGTAGCCCGATGCCTATTATCTCAAGGACTGCGATCGCGTAATGTCGTTCTTCTTTATCCACCTGGGATTGAATTCATTGTGGGATTCTTTGGTTGTCTGTATGCGGGTGTTGTGCCTGCACCTATCCATACACCAAAACGTAATCGTTCCAACCAAAAGATTGCCAATCTTGTTCTGTGTGCTAATGCAGCAGCCATCTTGCTTCCTGAAGCTCAAAAGCAAGAATTTCGTAATATTTTGATGAAAGAAGAAAATTGGCCTAAGGATCTGATGTATGTTTCAACAGATGCGATCAGTGAATTACCGACTTATGGAGAGGGTCAACTCCCAAAAATTGATGGTTCGATGCTTGCCTTCTTGCAGTTTACCTCTGGTTCTACCTCATTACCGAAAGGTGTGATGATTAGCCATCAAAATTGTCTCAATAATATTGAGATGATTGTCTCAATGAGTCAGATAACATCTTCTTGCACGACGGTATCTTGGCTTCCCCATCATCACGATCTAGGATTAGTCGCCCATTTATTACACAGTATCTACAGTGGGGGACACTGTGTAATACTTGCACCAACTACTTTTGTCTCCCAACCCATCCAGTGGTTACGGGCCATCACTAAATACCGTGCCGAATATACGGGGGGTCCCAACTTTGCCTATCAACTATGTATTGATAAGATTCCTACTACGGAGCAGCAAAACCTCGATCTATCTTCCTTACGCATGGTAATTAATGCTGCAGAACCAGTCAATCCACAAACCCTATGGGATTTCAGTCAAAAGTTTGCCAAGAATGGATTTAAATCCCAGATGTTCCTTCCTGCTTATGGTATGGCTGAAGCGACAGTCTTCATATCTTCTGGATTTGTAGATGGAGAGCCAGTTTTTAAGACGGTTGACTGGACAAAATTAAGTACAGATAATATAGCTAGTGATCCCATCAATGGAGCCAAAGAAAAGGTTTTTATCGGTTGTGGTCACGCTTGGCTGGATCAAGAGGTTCATATTTTCAATCCTGATCTTAGTTATAAAGTGCCGCCTAATCATATCGGCGAGATTTGGGTAACAGGTTCTAATGTGATGTCTGGTTATTACAACAATTCAGAAGCTACTGCCAAGACTCTTGTTTCTGTGGAAGGGGATCACCGACTTTACTTGCGTACTGGTGATCTGGGCTTTATGGATGACAAAGGCGAACTTTACATCACTGGCCGACTCAAAGATATGATGATCATCAACGGGGTAAATTATTACCCTCAAGACATTGAACTGTGTGTCGAACAAGCACATCGTGACATTCGCTCCAGTGGTGTCATTGCTTTTAGTGTGTCAGGTGCCACAGGTGAGGAATTAGTGATTGTTGCTGAGTTGAACAAAGCGGGCATAACTAAGATGAAGCAATCTGGTTATTTAGAAGAATTAGTTGAAGCTATTAGTTCAAAGGTTGGGGAACAATTTGAACTCTCTTTAAATCAACTTATTTTCTTAAAAATTGGGCGTATACCTAAAACATCTAGTGGCAAACTTCGGAGACAGCAATGCAAACAAGAGTGTTTACAAGGCATTCCTGATGCACTAGCAACATGGACTCAATATGACTCCACAAATCAATCTCAAGAGGCAGTTGATACCGAAAACCTAGAAAAGACATTTCAAGAGATCATGTCTATGGGTTTTACCCATTTAAAAGTTTTTACCAATCTGATCAAGATATTGACCAATGAATATGAGGTAAAAATGGTTGATTTTGATCTTGAAAAATCCATGCTTGTTTATGGAATTGAATCTTCCCAACTGATGGAAATTCGTTGCCAACTAGAAAAGCAACTAGAATGTCCTATTCCGGTTGAAGTATTTTCTCAAGAAAATAATGTGAAAGGTCTGCTTAATGACATTGTTTGTGCCATGTTTAATCACAATAATTAA